TCCAAATATGTTAGTTGCAGATATTCCAACGACAGTAAATGGTTATACGCCCGAAAATTTTGATAAAAAATTTAACGGCGCAGTACCAGCAAGTGTTGCGCTTTCACGTTCGTTAAACATTCCTGCAGTAAGGATGTTACGGGATTTTGGATTTCAAAGGTTTTATAATATTCTGCAAAAAACGAATCAAAAAGCAATCGAGAAACCTGCGGATTATTATGGACTTTCATTGATTCTGGGCGGGGCGGAAAGCAGTCTGTGGGATATTACGAAAGGGTATGCGGGTATGGCTTCAACCTTAAATTTCTTCAACAATTCTTCTAGTGAGTACCGAAAAAATGAATTTGTGGAACCTGTTTATGTGAAAAATCACGAGAAAATCGATTTAGGGAAAATTCAGCAAAAACCTTCTGTTTGGAATGCTGGAGCAATTTATGAAACTTTCGAAGCGATGGAAAAAGTAAACCGTCCCAGCGGCGAGGAAAACTGGGAGTTTTTCACAAGCAGTCAGCCGCTTGCATGGAAAACAGGAACCAGTTATGGCTTTAAGGACGCATGGGCAGTTGGTGTTACACCAAAATACGCCATTGGGGTTTGGGTGGGAAATGCCGATGGCGAAGGGCGTCCAGGATTGACGGGAATTCAAGCCGCAGCGCCTGTTTTGTTCGATGTTTTGAATATGTTGCCCCAAAGCGGTTGGTTTAAAATGCCGTACGATGAATTGGTTGAGGTTGAAATTTGTTCTAAAAGTGGGCATCTCGCTGGGCTTTTCTGTGAGGAAACAAAAACTGAGTGGATTCCAAAAAACGGAACGCGAACCGAAGCTTGCCCCTATCATCAAACAGTTTTTCTATCCCGAAGCGTCGGGACGGAAAAATTTCGCGTGAATTCTTCCTGCTATCCACTTTCGGAGATGGTTCAAAAAAACTGGTTTGTTCTGCCGCCGGTGATGGAATATTATTATGCACAACTTCATCCTGAATATAAAATTTTGCCGCCCTTTGCGCCCAATTGTTTGCAGGAAGGCGAAAAGTTGATGGCGTTTATTTATCCGAAGAAAAATGAAGCTGTGTTACTTCCGAAGAATTTCGACGAAAATGTGAACGAAGTGATTTTTAAGCTTGCGCATCGTTCGCCAGAAACTACCGTTTTTTGGTATTTGGATTCAAAATATATCGGCAAGACCGAGACCTTTCACGAATTGGCCGTTTCACCTAAACCCGGAAAATATATTTTGACTGCAACCGACGAAGATGGAAATGAACTTCGTGAGCAAATCGAGATAAAATCGGCATCCCAAATTCCTTAAAAATTTATTTAACAAAAAATTAATACACTTTGGTTCGTAATGTTCCGAACCAAACGTACTTTTGTGCCCTATTTTTAATCTGAAGGAGATATTTTGACAAAAAGAGAACGAATAATAGAAAAATTGGGAGTACACATTGAGAGTCGCGAACAGTTGGCCCCACTGGCCGCACGCATACTTTCCACCTTAATTTTAACTGGAAAAAGAGGAATTACTTTTGAATCGCTAGTCTGTGAACTTGGGGCAAGCAAAAGTACAATTTTTACGCATTTAACTACACTTCAGGCCGCAAACCGCATTACGTATTACACAAAATCTGGCGATAGAAAAAAGTATTTTATCCTCATTCCGGATGTGATGATTCAATCAATGACCGAAATGATTAAAAAATGGAATTGCGAAAAGGAAATCCATATGGAAATTATGGATTACAAAAAAGAATTGAACGAAACCTTGGAAGATTCAGAAAAATTTGATTTAGAATTTCACAGAGATTATTTGGACTTTC
The Aequorivita iocasae genome window above contains:
- a CDS encoding GbsR/MarR family transcriptional regulator is translated as MGVHIESREQLAPLAARILSTLILTGKRGITFESLVCELGASKSTIFTHLTTLQAANRITYYTKSGDRKKYFILIPDVMIQSMTEMIKKWNCEKEIHMEIMDYKKELNETLEDSEKFDLEFHRDYLDFLTQASASVEKLQKKLIEKNKND
- the pbpC gene encoding penicillin-binding protein 1C, with amino-acid sequence MKFDKSEIKKRISRHKIKLSVLLILFVVWLFCLPSLLFNFPTATVAESNSGQMLGARIADDGQWRFPQMDSVPERFEKCILYFEDEHFYWHPGFNPVSISKALWNNLTTDSRRGGSTITQQVIRLSRQNKSRTYFEKIIEIFQATRLEAGYKKKSILNLYASFAPFGGNVVGLETASWRYFGIPASELSWGQSAALAVLPNAPALIFPGKNEEILKQKRDALLLKLFQNEVIDETTYQLALEESLPGKPLQLPEYAPHLTEKIRKEHPGKRIETTIDFSLQQKVNNIVKEQHYKLSQNQIHNLAVLVMDVNTREVLAYVGNSPTTREHNNFVDVIEKPRSTGSILKPFLFASMLDAGEILPNMLVADIPTTVNGYTPENFDKKFNGAVPASVALSRSLNIPAVRMLRDFGFQRFYNILQKTNQKAIEKPADYYGLSLILGGAESSLWDITKGYAGMASTLNFFNNSSSEYRKNEFVEPVYVKNHEKIDLGKIQQKPSVWNAGAIYETFEAMEKVNRPSGEENWEFFTSSQPLAWKTGTSYGFKDAWAVGVTPKYAIGVWVGNADGEGRPGLTGIQAAAPVLFDVLNMLPQSGWFKMPYDELVEVEICSKSGHLAGLFCEETKTEWIPKNGTRTEACPYHQTVFLSRSVGTEKFRVNSSCYPLSEMVQKNWFVLPPVMEYYYAQLHPEYKILPPFAPNCLQEGEKLMAFIYPKKNEAVLLPKNFDENVNEVIFKLAHRSPETTVFWYLDSKYIGKTETFHELAVSPKPGKYILTATDEDGNELREQIEIKSASQIP